One Clavibacter zhangzhiyongii genomic region harbors:
- a CDS encoding type I restriction-modification system subunit M, whose product MTPTTSDGQRAELHKTIWRIANDLRGSVDGWDFKSYVLGTLFYRFISENLTAYINNSEQDAGNADFDYTRLPDSDAEYGREETVDEKGFYIFPSELFQNVRERAPRDTNLNETLARVFKNIEGSAVGTAAEDDLKGLFDDLDVNSSKLGPTVTKRNEKLVKLLDAIGDLPLGNFEDNSIDLFGDAYEYLMQMYASSAGKSGGEYYTPQEVSELLARITVAGKTQVNKVYDPAVGSGSLLLKFAKVLGKENVRQGFYGQEINLTTYNLARINMFLHDVNYEKFNLAHGDTLIDPAHWDDEPFEAIVSNPPYSIRWAGDANPLLINDPRFAPAGVLAPKSKADLAFTMHMLSWLAVNGTAAIVEFPGVLYRGGAEQKIRKYLVDNNYVDAVIQLPPDLFFGTTIATCIIVLKKSKSDNEVQFIDASAEFKRSGNKNKMTETNQKHILDTFTARTNVDYVATLVPNEDIAANGYNIAVSSYVEREDTSETIDITVLNAEIDRIVARQAVLRMSIDEIVADLEGTK is encoded by the coding sequence ATGACACCGACGACTAGCGACGGCCAGCGCGCAGAACTACACAAGACCATCTGGCGCATTGCGAACGACCTGCGCGGCTCGGTGGACGGCTGGGACTTCAAGTCTTACGTGCTGGGCACGCTGTTCTACCGGTTTATCTCCGAAAACTTGACCGCCTACATTAACAATAGCGAGCAAGACGCGGGGAACGCGGACTTCGACTACACGCGCCTTCCAGACTCGGACGCTGAGTACGGCCGCGAGGAGACGGTAGACGAGAAGGGCTTCTACATCTTTCCGTCAGAGCTGTTCCAGAACGTGCGTGAACGCGCGCCCCGTGACACGAACCTGAACGAGACGCTCGCTCGGGTCTTCAAAAACATCGAGGGCTCCGCTGTCGGCACTGCTGCCGAGGACGACCTCAAGGGCTTGTTTGACGACCTCGACGTGAACAGCTCCAAGCTCGGCCCCACTGTCACGAAGCGCAACGAGAAACTTGTGAAACTTCTCGATGCGATCGGCGACCTGCCGCTGGGGAACTTCGAAGACAACTCGATCGATCTGTTCGGCGACGCGTACGAATACCTCATGCAGATGTACGCCTCAAGTGCGGGTAAGTCCGGCGGCGAGTACTACACGCCGCAAGAGGTCTCTGAGTTGCTGGCCCGCATCACCGTGGCCGGCAAGACTCAGGTGAACAAAGTCTATGACCCGGCTGTCGGCTCGGGCTCGCTGCTACTGAAATTCGCAAAGGTACTCGGTAAAGAGAACGTTCGCCAAGGATTCTACGGGCAGGAAATTAACCTGACCACGTACAACCTCGCCAGGATCAACATGTTCCTGCACGACGTGAACTACGAGAAGTTCAACCTCGCCCATGGCGACACGCTCATTGATCCTGCGCACTGGGATGATGAGCCGTTCGAGGCGATCGTCTCCAACCCGCCGTACTCGATCAGGTGGGCTGGTGATGCGAACCCGCTGCTTATAAACGACCCCCGGTTCGCGCCCGCCGGAGTGCTCGCTCCAAAGTCGAAGGCCGACCTTGCCTTCACGATGCACATGCTATCTTGGCTCGCCGTCAACGGCACCGCGGCGATCGTCGAGTTCCCTGGGGTTCTATACCGCGGGGGAGCGGAGCAAAAGATCCGCAAGTACCTCGTCGACAACAACTACGTCGATGCCGTCATCCAACTTCCTCCGGACTTATTCTTTGGTACCACGATCGCCACCTGCATAATCGTGCTAAAGAAGTCCAAGAGCGACAACGAAGTTCAGTTCATTGATGCCTCAGCCGAGTTCAAGCGCAGCGGCAACAAGAACAAGATGACGGAGACTAACCAGAAGCACATCCTCGATACGTTCACCGCCCGTACAAATGTCGACTATGTCGCGACGCTCGTGCCGAACGAGGACATCGCCGCAAACGGTTACAACATCGCGGTGTCGTCGTATGTCGAGCGGGAGGACACCAGCGAGACTATCGACATCACCGTGTTAAATGCCGAGATAGACCGGATTGTCGCGCGTCAGGCCGTACTGCGCATGTCCATCGACGAGATCGTCGCCGATCTCGAGGGCACAAAGTAA
- the ychF gene encoding redox-regulated ATPase YchF, translating to MALTIAIVGLPNVGKSTLFNALTKNQVLAANYPFATIEPNVGVVNLPDPRLEVLAGLFGSERILPAPVSFVDIAGIVRGASEGEGLGNQFLANIREADAIAQVVRGFEDEDVVHVDGRVDAASDMETINTELILADLQTLERAEPRYEKELKTKRIEPIVLETAKSAREWLDSGKPLSASSIDLEPVRELGLLTAKPFIYVFNVDEQVLGDKTKLAELAALVAPAQAVFLDAKIESELIELDPEDAAEMLASTGQEESGLDQLARIGFETLGLQTYLTAGPKETRAWTIGKGWKAPQAAGVIHTDFEKGFIKAEVISYDDLVETGSIAEARSKGKARIEGKEYVMQDGDVVEFRFNN from the coding sequence GTGGCACTCACTATCGCTATCGTCGGTCTCCCCAACGTCGGCAAGTCGACGCTCTTCAACGCCCTGACCAAGAACCAGGTGCTCGCCGCGAACTACCCGTTCGCGACGATCGAGCCGAATGTGGGCGTGGTGAACCTGCCGGACCCGCGCCTCGAGGTGCTCGCCGGCCTCTTCGGCTCCGAGCGGATCCTCCCGGCCCCCGTCTCCTTCGTCGACATCGCGGGCATCGTCCGCGGCGCGAGCGAGGGCGAGGGCCTCGGCAACCAGTTCCTCGCGAACATCCGCGAGGCCGACGCCATCGCGCAGGTCGTCCGCGGCTTCGAGGACGAGGACGTCGTGCACGTCGACGGCCGCGTCGACGCGGCGAGCGACATGGAGACCATCAACACCGAGCTGATCCTCGCCGACCTGCAGACCCTCGAGCGCGCCGAGCCGCGCTACGAGAAGGAGCTGAAGACGAAGCGCATCGAGCCGATCGTGCTCGAGACCGCGAAGTCCGCGCGCGAGTGGCTCGACTCGGGCAAGCCGCTGTCGGCGTCTTCCATCGATCTCGAGCCCGTCCGCGAGCTCGGCCTGCTGACCGCGAAGCCCTTCATCTACGTGTTCAACGTCGACGAGCAGGTGCTCGGCGACAAGACGAAGCTCGCGGAGCTGGCCGCCCTCGTGGCGCCCGCGCAGGCCGTGTTCCTCGACGCGAAGATCGAGTCGGAGCTCATCGAGCTCGACCCCGAGGACGCCGCCGAGATGCTCGCCAGCACCGGCCAGGAGGAGTCGGGCCTCGACCAGCTCGCCCGCATCGGCTTCGAGACCCTCGGCCTCCAGACCTACCTGACGGCGGGCCCGAAGGAGACGCGGGCCTGGACCATCGGGAAGGGCTGGAAGGCCCCGCAGGCGGCCGGCGTGATCCACACCGACTTCGAGAAGGGCTTCATCAAGGCCGAGGTCATCTCCTACGACGACCTGGTCGAGACCGGCTCCATCGCCGAGGCGCGCTCCAAGGGCAAGGCCCGCATCGAGGGCAAGGAGTACGTCATGCAGGACGGGGATGTTGTGGAGTTCCGGTTCAACAACTGA
- a CDS encoding 3'-5' exonuclease, whose amino-acid sequence MPLDFTAIDFETANNSSASACSVGLVKVRDGVVVDTASWLIRPPAGHDSFSVWNTRIHGIVEDDVAGADGWADQLPRLMAFAGDDHLVAHNARFDMGVIQGACKATALIAPPYSYLCSLQVARRTYALESYRLPVAARAAGFEDFAHHEALADARACAAIVVHAAGRHGAASLAGLAEAAGVGMGRIGAPRTQTVTQASAAATPPIDWA is encoded by the coding sequence ATGCCGTTGGACTTCACCGCGATCGACTTCGAGACCGCCAACAACTCGTCGGCGAGCGCCTGCTCGGTGGGTCTCGTCAAGGTGCGCGACGGCGTCGTGGTCGACACCGCGTCCTGGCTCATCCGACCGCCCGCGGGGCACGACTCCTTCTCCGTCTGGAACACGCGGATCCACGGCATCGTCGAGGACGACGTGGCCGGCGCCGACGGCTGGGCCGACCAGCTGCCGCGCCTCATGGCCTTCGCGGGCGACGACCACCTCGTCGCCCACAACGCGCGCTTCGACATGGGCGTGATCCAGGGCGCGTGCAAGGCGACCGCGCTCATCGCGCCGCCGTACTCCTACCTCTGCAGCCTCCAGGTCGCGCGCCGCACCTACGCGCTGGAGTCGTACCGGCTCCCGGTCGCGGCACGGGCCGCGGGCTTCGAGGACTTCGCGCACCACGAGGCGCTGGCCGACGCGCGCGCCTGCGCTGCGATCGTCGTGCACGCCGCCGGGAGGCACGGCGCGGCGTCGCTCGCGGGGCTGGCGGAGGCGGCCGGCGTCGGCATGGGCCGCATCGGCGCGCCGCGCACGCAGACCGTGACGCAGGCCTCGGCCGCCGCGACGCCGCCCATCGACTGGGCCTGA
- a CDS encoding DNA recombination protein RmuC, with product MDPVIALLVGLVIGLAVGAVVGLAVSRARSGVDAPGGAGEAARLAAAEATVSALREQLDRTERLAEEQVAQTTAQYAERAQAQDALHRERLDAQESHLREQIGQQEDRIAELQTRLREIQRAEVARTEEDGRVLTALSPVAESLKQVQAKVHELEEQRRQQHGELSEQLRSATEAEERLRATAETLASALRSNSTRGVWGETQLRSVVEAAGLIHRVDFDVQTSVSTAQGVGRPDMVVHLPGGKHIAVDAKAPFTAYLEASAIPASATGSEGARRDALMKQHVQAVRDHITALGSRAYWEGLDASPEMVIAFIPSESLVSSALEADPSIMEFAFSRRVALSSPVTLWSVLKTVAFSWQQEVLTEDAKQLFDLSRELHARLATSGEHIAKLGRSLTGAVGDYNRVVGSLERQVLPTARRLTRLDESKVIGTLEPLEATARELTADEFTRPSSPVADTPAG from the coding sequence ATGGATCCCGTCATCGCCCTCCTCGTCGGCCTCGTCATCGGCCTGGCCGTGGGCGCAGTGGTGGGTCTCGCCGTCTCGCGCGCCCGCTCGGGGGTGGATGCGCCCGGCGGCGCGGGCGAGGCCGCCCGCCTCGCCGCCGCGGAGGCGACCGTGTCGGCGCTGCGCGAGCAGCTGGATCGCACGGAGCGGCTCGCCGAGGAGCAGGTCGCCCAGACCACCGCGCAGTACGCGGAGCGCGCCCAGGCGCAGGACGCGCTGCACCGCGAGCGGCTGGATGCGCAGGAGTCCCACCTCCGCGAGCAGATCGGCCAGCAGGAGGACCGCATCGCGGAGCTGCAGACGAGGCTGCGCGAGATCCAGCGCGCCGAGGTCGCCCGCACCGAGGAGGACGGCCGCGTGCTCACCGCGCTCAGCCCCGTCGCCGAGAGCCTCAAGCAGGTGCAGGCGAAGGTGCACGAGCTGGAGGAGCAGCGCCGGCAGCAGCACGGCGAGCTGAGCGAGCAGCTGCGGAGCGCCACCGAGGCGGAGGAGCGACTGCGGGCCACGGCCGAGACGCTCGCCTCCGCGCTGCGCTCCAACAGCACGCGCGGAGTGTGGGGCGAGACGCAGCTGCGGAGCGTCGTCGAGGCGGCAGGGCTCATCCACCGGGTCGACTTCGACGTGCAGACGTCCGTCTCCACGGCGCAGGGCGTCGGCCGGCCCGACATGGTGGTGCACCTGCCCGGCGGCAAGCACATCGCGGTGGACGCGAAGGCGCCCTTCACCGCGTACCTCGAGGCGAGCGCCATCCCCGCCTCCGCCACCGGATCCGAGGGCGCGCGCCGCGACGCGCTCATGAAGCAGCATGTGCAGGCCGTGCGCGACCACATCACGGCGCTCGGCAGCCGCGCCTACTGGGAGGGGCTCGACGCGAGCCCAGAGATGGTCATCGCGTTCATCCCGAGCGAGTCGCTCGTGTCGTCTGCGCTCGAGGCGGATCCGAGCATCATGGAGTTCGCGTTCTCCCGGCGGGTCGCCCTCTCCTCCCCCGTCACCCTCTGGTCGGTGCTCAAGACCGTCGCGTTCAGCTGGCAGCAGGAGGTGCTCACGGAGGACGCGAAGCAGCTCTTCGACCTCAGCCGCGAGCTGCACGCGCGCCTCGCCACGAGCGGCGAGCACATCGCGAAGCTCGGACGCTCGCTCACGGGCGCGGTCGGCGACTACAACCGCGTCGTCGGATCCCTGGAGCGCCAGGTCCTCCCCACCGCCCGCCGCCTCACCCGGCTGGACGAGTCGAAGGTCATCGGCACGCTCGAGCCGCTCGAGGCGACCGCGCGCGAGCTCACGGCCGACGAGTTCACCCGGCCGTCGTCCCCGGTCGCGGACACCCCCGCTGGGTAG